In a single window of the Pseudodesulfovibrio profundus genome:
- a CDS encoding ABC transporter permease — MIFTIARQNLFHDKVRLCVTLTGVVFAVVLITIQVGIFLGFTKTIAAVIDNSGADVWVTSRGVKNFDITLPLDEQKYYQVLSSPGIEEASKFIIRFADWKRPDGLQESIEIIGFETGKGMGGPWNYVTGSDSMLELKDAIIIDQLYMEKLGIAMLGETVEINKRKARVVGFTRGTRSFTTSPFVFASLKTARNYTNFDSDEFTYVLVKGKEGVSPAMLKKSILANVNNVDVYTTPEFSKLTQDYWMYNTGAGAGLLIAAFLGLIVGTVVVAQTLYATTLDHIAEFATLKAMGAPNSYIYKILIAQATLSAVFGYMLGICVASIASNFSNFSATVILLPPELMISMFWLTLTMCVASAFISIRKVTRLDPALVFKGR, encoded by the coding sequence ATGATATTCACCATTGCCCGTCAGAATCTGTTTCACGACAAAGTGCGGCTGTGCGTCACGCTGACCGGCGTGGTGTTTGCTGTTGTTCTGATCACGATTCAGGTGGGCATTTTTCTCGGATTCACCAAGACCATCGCCGCTGTCATCGACAACTCTGGTGCCGATGTATGGGTGACCTCCCGAGGAGTGAAGAATTTCGATATCACCCTGCCTCTTGACGAGCAGAAGTACTATCAGGTCCTTTCCAGCCCCGGCATAGAGGAAGCTTCCAAGTTCATCATCCGCTTTGCCGACTGGAAGCGCCCGGACGGGTTGCAGGAATCAATCGAGATCATCGGATTCGAGACCGGCAAAGGAATGGGCGGTCCCTGGAACTATGTGACCGGCTCCGATTCGATGCTTGAGCTCAAGGACGCCATCATCATTGACCAGCTGTATATGGAAAAGCTGGGCATCGCCATGCTGGGTGAAACCGTGGAGATCAACAAGCGCAAGGCCCGCGTGGTGGGATTCACCCGCGGAACCCGCTCGTTCACCACGTCCCCGTTTGTTTTCGCCTCCCTGAAAACGGCTCGCAACTACACCAACTTCGATAGCGACGAATTCACCTACGTTCTCGTCAAGGGAAAAGAAGGTGTCAGTCCGGCAATGCTCAAGAAGAGCATTCTTGCCAACGTCAACAACGTGGACGTCTACACCACACCGGAATTCAGCAAGCTGACACAGGACTATTGGATGTACAACACCGGCGCGGGCGCAGGATTGCTGATTGCCGCCTTTCTCGGGCTGATCGTCGGAACCGTTGTTGTGGCCCAGACACTGTACGCCACCACTCTGGATCACATAGCCGAGTTCGCCACACTCAAAGCCATGGGCGCACCCAATTCCTATATTTATAAAATCCTCATTGCACAGGCCACGCTGAGCGCTGTTTTTGGCTACATGCTCGGCATTTGCGTGGCCAGTATCGCATCCAACTTCAGCAATTTCTCCGCCACAGTGATCCTTCTTCCGCCCGAGCTGATGATCAGCATGTTCTGGCTTACGCTGACCATGTGCGTGGCTTCGGCATTCATTTCCATCCGAAAAGTAACCCGCCTGGACCCGGCGCTGGTTTTCAAGGGGAGATAA
- a CDS encoding ABC transporter ATP-binding protein — MPGTEFLTLSNITKHFGPKDNRTYALRDVSLSVNTGEVLLLMGPSGSGKTTLLSIMGCILQPSEGTISINGTDISGMRSKALGKVRLDNLGFVFQEYNLFPTLNAINNIQVALNLRGMNKKQSHDLAMQSLEAVGLADKAKAMPDTLSGGQKQRLAIARALAGQPKVILADEPTAALDSANGRMVVDLMASLAKTGDRAVVIVTHDPRTLEFADRIVTIEDGRLLDEQQSADPSNTR, encoded by the coding sequence ATGCCCGGCACCGAATTCCTCACCCTCTCCAATATCACCAAGCACTTTGGCCCCAAGGATAATCGGACCTATGCCCTGCGTGACGTCTCCCTTTCCGTCAATACCGGCGAGGTGCTCCTGCTCATGGGCCCATCGGGTAGCGGCAAGACCACGCTGCTCTCGATCATGGGCTGCATACTCCAGCCAAGCGAAGGGACGATATCCATTAACGGCACCGACATCTCGGGCATGCGGAGCAAGGCCCTCGGCAAGGTCCGGCTGGACAACCTCGGGTTTGTTTTCCAGGAGTACAATCTTTTCCCCACGCTCAATGCCATCAACAACATACAGGTGGCCCTCAACCTGCGCGGCATGAACAAGAAGCAATCACACGACCTCGCCATGCAGAGCCTGGAAGCCGTGGGACTCGCGGACAAGGCCAAGGCCATGCCCGACACATTGAGCGGCGGCCAGAAACAGCGTCTGGCCATTGCCCGCGCACTGGCCGGACAACCCAAAGTCATCCTGGCCGATGAACCTACAGCCGCACTCGATTCGGCCAACGGGCGCATGGTCGTTGACCTCATGGCATCGCTGGCCAAAACAGGCGACAGGGCCGTGGTCATCGTGACCCATGACCCGCGCACCCTGGAATTCGCCGACCGCATCGTGACCATAGAGGACGGCCGACTGCTGGATGAACAGCAATCAGCCGACCCGAGCAATACGAGGTAA
- a CDS encoding HlyD family secretion protein — protein MKTLFAIVILLIGTAFFIQSQYPQWLADYLPSTEERSPSFENVPILEEQSPWIAAHGRVEPVSEERRLAFEISGLISAVNVREGDLVKKGDVLATLRDEERVANVDTAKAEAEARRAVYDKLIAGARKEEKTEAWNKVQRLKSIMDNAQREMKRRQQLLRDNLIAKEEVDRAEVDYRVAQREYQEAVQRHLITKNQSRKEDIAQAWSEYSAALKKIDEAESQLEKTRLRSPVDGTVLKKHRHAGENVSIFFESPVLTVADISEYQIRAEVDEKFAARVKIGQKAYFTSDTYGNQRFNGKVIRVGTMTGKKRIDTGSPQDKVDTKVLEVIIRLDDFTGLITGLTGDVFIHINGKNAIQGTVGSSS, from the coding sequence ATGAAAACGTTATTCGCCATCGTCATCCTTCTCATTGGGACAGCTTTTTTCATCCAATCCCAATATCCGCAATGGCTTGCAGACTACCTCCCTTCAACAGAAGAGCGGTCGCCGTCTTTCGAGAATGTCCCGATTCTTGAGGAGCAATCCCCATGGATCGCGGCCCATGGCCGGGTCGAACCTGTCTCCGAAGAACGGCGTTTGGCATTTGAAATCAGCGGCCTTATTTCCGCCGTCAATGTTCGTGAAGGCGATCTGGTCAAGAAAGGTGACGTTCTCGCCACCCTGCGTGACGAAGAGCGCGTCGCCAACGTCGACACCGCCAAGGCCGAAGCAGAGGCACGCCGAGCCGTGTACGACAAGCTCATTGCCGGAGCACGTAAAGAGGAAAAGACCGAGGCCTGGAACAAGGTGCAACGCCTCAAGTCGATCATGGATAATGCCCAGCGCGAGATGAAGCGCCGCCAGCAACTGCTCCGCGACAACCTTATTGCCAAGGAAGAAGTCGACCGTGCGGAAGTGGACTACCGTGTAGCCCAGCGGGAGTATCAGGAAGCGGTACAGCGTCACCTGATCACCAAGAACCAGTCCCGCAAGGAAGACATAGCCCAGGCGTGGTCGGAATACAGCGCGGCCTTGAAGAAGATTGATGAAGCGGAATCGCAGTTGGAAAAGACCCGCCTCAGAAGTCCGGTCGATGGCACCGTCCTCAAGAAGCATCGTCACGCTGGCGAAAATGTCTCCATATTCTTTGAAAGTCCGGTCCTGACAGTGGCTGACATCAGCGAATATCAGATCAGGGCCGAGGTGGACGAGAAGTTCGCCGCCCGCGTCAAGATTGGGCAAAAGGCCTATTTTACGTCCGACACCTATGGCAACCAACGGTTCAACGGCAAGGTAATCCGTGTTGGAACCATGACAGGCAAGAAGCGTATCGACACCGGCTCTCCACAGGACAAGGTCGACACCAAGGTCCTTGAAGTCATTATCCGGCTGGACGACTTCACAGGGCTGATCACCGGCCTGACCGGCGATGTGTTCATTCATATCAATGGCAAGAACGCCATACAGGGAACCGTCGGGAGCAGTTCATGA
- a CDS encoding CAAX prenyl protease-related protein, which produces MKIQENALAARVAPFAVYMAFIAVVEGAKLLGMPAPSQETMNWLYPLKAALVVATLFFFRKSYDDFDWAGLRNARHTLISIVTGVVVFVLWINLDMDFAIQGELTAFDPATFGEGGTRWMMIASRVAGAALVVPVMEELFWKSFLARYLISKDFTKVVPGTFTLFSFAGTAVLFGLEHQLWLAGMVAGVAYNFIYMHTRCLAQCILSHALTNAILAGYVLISGNWYFW; this is translated from the coding sequence ATGAAGATTCAGGAAAACGCGCTCGCAGCTCGCGTCGCGCCTTTCGCCGTGTACATGGCATTCATAGCCGTGGTGGAAGGTGCGAAACTCCTCGGCATGCCTGCCCCGTCGCAGGAAACCATGAACTGGCTGTATCCGCTCAAGGCCGCTCTGGTTGTTGCCACTCTGTTCTTTTTCCGAAAAAGCTATGACGACTTTGACTGGGCAGGGCTGCGCAACGCACGCCATACGCTCATCAGCATCGTCACCGGCGTCGTTGTTTTCGTTCTGTGGATCAATCTGGATATGGACTTTGCCATTCAGGGCGAATTGACGGCCTTTGACCCCGCCACATTCGGGGAAGGAGGCACCAGATGGATGATGATAGCCAGCCGGGTGGCCGGAGCTGCCCTTGTGGTTCCCGTCATGGAGGAGCTGTTCTGGAAGTCGTTTCTGGCGCGGTATCTCATCAGCAAGGATTTCACCAAGGTCGTTCCCGGCACGTTCACCCTGTTCAGCTTTGCCGGAACAGCCGTCCTTTTCGGGTTGGAACATCAGCTTTGGCTGGCAGGCATGGTCGCCGGTGTCGCATACAATTTCATATACATGCACACACGTTGTCTGGCGCAATGCATTCTGAGCCACGCGCTGACAAACGCCATCCTCGCCGGATACGTTCTGATCAGTGGGAACTGGTACTTCTGGTAG